TGTTCCTAGTATACAGTGAGTTATAAATACAATTTCACTACTCAACGCTTAATCTTGAATACAAATCTGTTGTCAATTTCGAATTAATTATAGTTCAATTAATAGTATTATAGTACAATCCCATGAACTATTGTTCAATTATTATGATTTAAGTTGTAAATAGTGTATTTAACATTTATTTCATTTAATATCATAAAAAAAATAAATGTCAAATAGCATGTATTGTATATAGTGCAGTTAATGAGGTTGTTTTGTGTTTAGTGATATTTTTTTTTGTTTATTAGTGTTGGTTTATGTTAATGATGTTATTTAATTTGCAATTCATTACATTATTGTATTAGTGGTTTTTAGATATCTATAAGCCGTAAGTGACTCAATTTTATTATTGGGCTGATGATAATTAATTATTTATGCTTTAATAAATATGATTAGATGATAGTTGATTGTAATAAGAGGTTTATAGTTAGTGTTATAACTGTAGTATTGTTTGTTGGGTGTGCAAAGGTTAGATCTAGTGAGATTTTAGAAAACAGAGTAGATGAATATAAGTGGACAGGGCTTTTCCATAAAAACTAAAAAAGTCATCAAAAAGTGTTTTATTTGAATTACAACAAACATATAAAACCTTTAAGATGACTAAAAAAACGAAGTTAAGGAATACTATGAATATTTGAAAGAAAATTTAGTTGATCCTAGAGATTCACGAGGAAAGAAGCATGATTTAGAGTTTGTACTTGTTGGTGTCACACTATCTATTATTACTGGCAATACCTTGCTCTCTGAGATCTCTCGTTTTTTAGAGAACTATCATTCTATCTTACTAAGGATTGTCGGAGTACCCAAATGTAAACCAATATCATATAGTCAGTTACGTCGTATAATATCCTATTTAACTTTAACTAATTATCAAGAGGTTCAATCAAACTATTTTGGATGGGAGAATACAAAAGATGATGATGATTGGATTTCACTAGATGGCAAGGAGTTACGAGGAACAATCATATCTGATAGAATATATAATGAGAAGAAAAACTTTAAAATAAGACCGGATCGTTATTATGAGTTGTCTTATTGGGATGATAAATGGATTACGATATCTAAGATCGACAAGGTAGATAGCACTGGAGTATTAAAATTTGAAAATGTGCCTCTTGGAGGCTTTTATTGGGTTCATTCTCCGCAAGAAGGAAAAGGTTGGGAAAGACCGTTTATTTATAAAGATGGGAAGCAATTGTTTTATTAAAGGTAGTGAAATGGAAAGTGCAACTAATATTTGATTTAAATACAACTAAAATTTGATGATAAAACAGAGTCTTACATATCTACGAGAAAGTCTGTCACTGATGATGATTGGGGCATTACTGTGTTGTAGTCAGGTTATTTGTCATTCCATGATGAATGGTACTGTTACATCTAAATGGGTGTACTTGTCAGCGGTGTCCATTCTTCTTCTTACATGTATGGCTTTCTATTTAATGACACAAAGACAGACACAGCATAGAGTATACTGGGTAGATTGTTTTGCCTCTCTATTGTATATATATATATTAAGTCGGTGTGATGCCTCCCAATATGTTTCTGTGTTGAAAATCAGTTCGGTTTTTATTTCTTGGATTGCCTTAAGGGGCTTTGTTCGTTCAAAATATGTAGAGCATGTTCTCGTGCTGTATTTACTATTTGTATTATGTCTTTGTATATATGGATTCTTGCAAATTTTGGGAATTACAAATTCATTTCATTCCCATTTCTTAGTTACAGGTTCTTTTCACAATCCTGGTCCATATGCAGGTTATATTATGAGTGGTGTGCCATTATCCCTTGGAATATATTGGATTACCAAACAACGTATTAAAAAGAATAAAGCAAGTGATTGTGAGATAGACTATTTGGTGAAGTTTGGAAATTATAAATTAAAGATCCCGAACCGAGATGTAATGCTTAACTACTTATCACAGCTGATCTTGGTTTTGGTTGTCATATTATTGCCTTCAACTCAATCGCGCGCAGCATTTATTGGGATGATTATTGGTTGTCTATATATGGTTTATTCTTTTAGAAGGACTTTATCTCAGTATAATAAGATTAAACTTCTTTTTCAATGGCCATCTAAACGAATCCGATTTATTGCAATGATGGGCATGGTGTTATTCCTGTTTTTAGGTGGTTATTTATTATATCTGACCAAGAAAGGGTCGGCTGATGGTCGGATATTAATGTGGAGAGTATCGACTGAGATGATAAAAGACAAACCACTACTGGGGTGGGGTGTCAGTGGGTTTGAGGCTCATTATGGAACATATCAAGCGGAATGGTTTAAAGAAGGAAAAGGGACCGTGTCTGAGGAACTGGTTGCAGGAACTCCAGATGCCCCTTTTAATGAGATTGTTAGAGTCTTGGTGTCGTTAGGGGGCGTTGGATTCGTATTATCTATTTTACTTTTCCGGTCGATATGGTATGGTCGTAAAAAGGGGCATATTACATCTTTTAATGGATTGAATACTACATTAAAAGGTGGTGTCATCTCCATTCTCGTATTTAGTATGTTCTCCTACACCTTAGATATTGCTCCTATGGTCGTTCAGTTGTTGATTCTTTCCGTACTACTCGTCAATAACCAAAGATATCCATTTGTATTATCATTGGGATGTTGGAAGTCAAAATACCCACTATTTGTTGGACATATTCTAGGTGTTATGATGTTAATCCTGATACCATTTTTATCTTCTGCAACCTGGAGAAGTTTTAAGGGATATCAGTCATGGAAAGAAGCGTATGACCTGTATAGGTATGGCGTTTATGATGATGCGAATAAGGAGTATGAACATGCTAATAGGTTACTTCCTGACGATGGCTTGTTGTGTCAAATGTATGGGAAGAGTTTGCAAATGAACGAGGAGTACGATGAAGCAAAGCAAATATTACTTCATGCTTCTAGTTTACGTAGTGATCCAATTTTGAGTATGACTTTAGGTCAATGTTATCAACAAATTGGAGAAATAAAGCAAGCGGAGACTCTATATTGGGATTCATGGTATATGATCCCTCATAAATTTTATCCGAAATATTTATTGGCTAAACTATATCAATATACTGGTGAGGATAAACAATTCGTTGAGATTGCGAATGAATTGTTGTCTAAAAAGATGAAAGTTAAATCCAAGGCGATTGAAGAGATGCGAAATGAATTAATAGGAATGATCAATAACGTGGAAGATGAAAATAGATAGGTTAAAAAAATATTGTACCGTTGGTCTTTATACTGTCATTTTCATGGTGGTTATAGGAAGGTTAGTCAATCTAATAGGCATATCAAGCTATATCGTTCCCTCTGCTTCAATGTTACCTACCATATTGCCGGGGGAAAGAATTTATGTCGATAAATTGGGTTATGGAGAGACGGTTCGTTTTCTAGGCATGTCGATACGTATGCCAAAATTTAGGGGTATTCAACGAGGGAGTGTTATTGCATTTCATTTTCCTGAGGGAGATACTGTTTTTGTGGATACACCTTTTGATAATTTTTATGATATGAAGCGTCGCTCTATTGTAAATAAGAGAGATATCCTGTTGAAGACTTCCATGTTCCTTCCTTTATCGTTCAGGCCTCTTTATGTAAAAAGATGTATTGGTCTACCTGGTGATAGTTTATCGATTAAAAAAGGTGATATTTATTTGAACTCCATGATATATGATGCACATTTTAATACAAAAAGGTGGTACCATATCTATGTGAAAGATCTACTTAAAGTGAAAAAGTGGTTATCATTCATCTCTAATAACCAATTCAAAAGATGGCATGGGCATCATGTCGTACTCTTGACTGAGTCGGAGAGAACTGGCATAGAGACATTGATTGATTGTGGTGTGCTGGATCGTATTTCACCATATATAGAAACATTTGTTAACCATAGTACCTACCCTTTTCTTGGTGACCATCCTATTTCATGGACATGGGATAATTATGGTCCTGTTTATATTCCAAAGAAAGGTGATACGCTTCAGATCAAAGGAGATCATATTTATAGATATAAACGAATGATTGAAGTGTATGAAAAGAACTCGGTTCATATTCATAATGACTCTCTTTTCGTAAATGGAAGATATTGCGAAAAATATATATGCAAGCAGGATTATTATTTTATGATGGGAGATAATAGACACAACAGTCTGGATAGCAGAAATTGGGGTTTGGTTCCAGAAGATCATATTGTGGGGCGCGTTTTTGCTGTAAAGTCATCGAAAGGGAATGTGATACCAAGATTGATTGATTCAAGAATGGATTCTATTGATTCGTGTATTAAAACAAGGAGGAAATGAGATATTTAGGACCAATAATTAGTATATTGATTTGTGTTTCTTGTTTATCTCCAGAGCAGCGGGTAATTAATCAAGCTGGAACGAATGGAGGTGAATTGCAGAAAGTATTAGATCACTTTAAAAATGATAGTATTAAAGAGAAATATGAGGCAGCTAAGTTTTTAATTCGCAATATAGGAGGTCACTTTGCGTATGATACATCGCGATTTCATGAATATAAACTCTTTTTAGATACTGCAAATTATTTACATGGTACTTATAGGGGGAACAATATTGATTCAGTTCTGATATCAGAGTGGAAAAAGCATAAGGCACGACATCGTAGGGGTAAAGATCGTAATCAGGTATTTTATGATTATAAGTTCTTGACAGCAGATTTCCTCATTAAGGATATTGACCTAGCCTATAGTGCATGGAAAGAAAATCCATACGGCTCTAAGGTGACTTTTAATGAATTTAAGGAATATATTTTACCATATAGAGTTACCACCGGGAAATCACTTGAATCTTGGCGATCCTATTTCTATGAGAGAGAAAAAGATCATTTTAGTAAGTACTATCCTGATAGTTTAATATCAGCATGTGATAAACTACTGTCTCACTATAAATATTTCAAGCATAACTATAATTCAGTACAAGAAATTTCTCTTTTAAGGTATCATGATTTTGAACAACTAAAGAGAGGAAGTTGTCAAGATCGGTGTTGGTATAATATGATGTTATTTCGTTCTTTAGGAGTTGCTTGTGCCACAGATTTTGTTCCTCATTGGGGGAATCGAAATAGAAATCATTCTTGGAATGTAATTATTCAACATGGAGCATCTTATGCATTTGAACCATTTTGGGATGAAGAGAGATGGAAATATAAAATATTATATAATAATAGATCTTGGGATCGAAAATGGGGGAAGTTTCGTTTGCCTAAGGTGTATAGGTATACATATTCTGATCATATTATTGGTCCTTTACAAGATAAAAGGGTTCGTAAGAATAATATACCGCATTTATTCAGAAATAGAAAACTATTGGATGTTTCAACTGAATATTTCAATACAACAAATGTAAATATTAAGTTGTTTGATACACTGCCAGATGCAACATTTTATTGTTACTTGTGTGTTTGGGGAAATAGAAGGTGGCATCCTGTTCAATATGGAAAGATCATTAATAATAAAGCCAGTTTTATTGATATGGGTAGAGATATTGTATACCTTCCATGTATCTGTAAGGATGGAAAATTATTACCCGCAAGTAACCCTTTCTTATTGGATGAATATGGATGTGTCAAAGAACTTACTGCAAGTATCCACAAGAGAAGTATTGTCGTAAGTAAAGTTCTACCACAAGAGCCTCAATTGGGTGATGGAATTAGGTTATTAAAGGGAAGTAGGTTTGAGATTGCTAACGATTCGTCGTTTAATAAAAGGACAATCATTTATAATATCCCAGATACTATGTTATATGAAAATAATTTTATCCATTTAAAACGTAGCGCTTATGGTCGATATGTCCGATTATTGTTTTCATGCTCAAATAAAGAAATAGGATTGTCTAATTTGGAATTTTATAAGAAAGACAGTGAAGGTAAGTTGATAAGACTAGAAGGAAGTATAATTAAATCTAATAATATACATGATGGATAACTTAGTAATATATATGATGGCATTGTTTCTACACAGAACAAAGTTTCATTAAGAGGGACATCAGTAAATGATTCATGGGTCGGTATAGATTTTCATTCTGAAGAAAAGGTAGACGCGGTGAGTTTCTATCCATTAATTCAAAGTGATTTATTAATGAATGATAGTTTTGAGTTATTCTATTGGGAGAATGGGTGGAGGAGTCTAGGAGTAAAAGAAGGCAACAGGTCTTCGTTACCATTTCACGATGTCCCGAACAATACTCTACTCTTATTAAAGAATTTAAGGTGGCCACAGGATGGTGCAGAGCGGATTTTTACATACGAAGATGGCAAACAAAAATGGTATTAAAAATATGCAAAAAAATGTTTTTTCATTAGCTGTAATAATGTTTAGCGTAACAATTGGTGTTATTGTATACGTTTACTATTCATCAATGTCATGTAGTGTGACCTTGACTACTGAAATACAATTTGGTCAAGACTTTGTGGATATGGGAGATTTAAAACAGGGTATTCCTAGATCAGTCGAGTTTAGATGTAAGAATACTGGATCTGAACCACTTGTTATTAAATATGTAGAGTCGTCTTGTGGATGTGCTAAGCCCGAGTGGACAAAGCATCCAATTTTACCCAATAAAACAGGGTTGATTAAAGTTACATATGATGCCAAATATCCAGGAAGTTTTACAAAAACTATAATGGTATTTTGTAATAGTGAAAAAGGAATGGAGAAATTGAAAATAAGAGGTCGAGTTATTCCCTCGGATATATAAACCATAAAAGATGAATAAGAACAGAAGCCTACATCAACGACCAATTGGAGCGAAGCTTCTGTTCTGTAGACCTCATCTTAAAAAAAGAAAGGAGGTTGATGGCAAAGATATAATTTTTTATTGAGGTAGATCAATAAGATCTGTGTTGTGAAATGATATACCAGCACATCTAAAGTATAAAAAAGAGGCTTAGTCGCCTCTTATAATTGATTTTAAAAATAAAAAGATGAATAAGAAATTTTTTATTGCAGCTATTGCTGTAATCGCAATTTTAGTAAGTGTTAATTTTAGTTTTACAAGAAACGGTTATAATAATTTAGATTTAGATGCTATTAGAAATGTCGCAATGGCCGATGCAGAAAACCCAGGTCCTGATGTTTGGTACCGATTTGGAGAGTATACTCTAATTACAAATTCTGGATCTTCATCTTCATTAAGTGTAAGTAATGGTGGTACTACGATTACAGGAACATATAATTCCGGTGATAGTTATACAACATATGATTGTATTGGTTGGTTCGGAGATTGTTAAAAAACTATATAGCCTTATTTAGGTAAGGCTATATATAAAAACTAAACTAATGAGAAAATTAGCCCTATTAATGAGTGTCCTACTCGTTGGATGTAGTAGTAAAGTAAATTTTGGTGGCTTTACGTCACAAGATCTTAAGTTATCTGACGTCGAGGTTCTAAAATTAAGCACAGATAGTCTGGTGACCATTCATGTACCAGAAAGATTAAATGGAGAGACTATTGATGCTTCTTCTATAGTTGATTCTATTTATGCAGTACCTCTTGAAACGAATAAAAAATGTCTTATAGGGGCTGTGTCCGATATTCGTATACATAATGATCTGATTTATGTTATCGACAAGAGGGTGTCCCAAGCGATATTTGTTTTTGATATGAAAGGTCGGTTTCTAAATCGAATAGGGAAGAAAGGCCGAGGTCCAGGAGAATATACCAAGTTGTCAGGAGTACATGTGGATAAATGTAATAATGAGATATTGATTTCAAGTCCTCCATTGCGAAAGCTCCTTCGATATAATCCCAAGGGAAAGTTTTTAGGGTATATCGACATTAATGTTGCCTATCTTGAATTTAGTATATTAAATGATGGAAATATTGTTTTATATGCTTGGAATCAAAAAAACAAACATCTAGGAGAGTTAGAGAATCGTTTGTTTTATATTGTCAATAGAAAAGGAGCGATCCTAAAAGTTGGTCCAATGTTTAAGCCTGTCTATCCAAAAGTTCATATGATGATGGAGAATGGCTGCATGTCTTCGCTTAATCAAGTTTCATACAGTCCGATATTGTCAGATACGATATATAGCATAGGTCCTAAGTCAGTTAAGTCCCGGTATTTTCTTGATTTTGGAAAAAATAGTATCCACGGTAAAGTGCCTATTTCTTGTTCAACCTATCAGTTTGATCAAAAAGTTCGTAAAAACTATTTGTCTTACTTTTTGGGTTCTCATTTAGAAACAAATTCTTATCTATGTTTTACATATGAGAGTAATGGTAAGCTAATTCATATGTTGTATGATAAGAAAAGCGCATCATTGATTGATTGTAATCGTATACAAGGCGATGAAACACATTTGTTTTTTTTTCCATTCAACTATTACTCTCACGATAGATTTATTTCGGCGATATCACCTAAAGCTATTTGGGAAATTGGTCAGCAAATCAAGAAGGCTGATAAAGCTGTATTTCAAAATTATATGAAGATATTTCACAGATATGGTGTTAGGGAATTGAGCATGGATAACAATCCCATTATCGTTTTTACAAAACTGAAAGACTAGCCCAATGAATAAGAAGTTAACAAGATTATTATTAATTATTATTTGTTGTTTCATATACATTTATATACAAAAATCAAGACTATATTTAGGATACAAAAATGATCGATGTCAAGGGTGTGTTATCAAAGATAGTATTGCAGATGCTTCAACTAATGAATTAATGCCTAATATAATTATTGAAGATGTCAATGGAGATACTCTGTGTTTGAAAAAATTGATAGATAATGATAAGCTTGTTATCTTAAAACTAACTATTCCTCAATGTTCTTATTGTATAGACCATGCATTATATTATTTTAATCTGTACTCAGAGGATAACTACGTAATATTGTTTCATTTTAATAATAAGCGAGAAGTGATAGCCTATAAGGAAGTTGAAAAATTGAGGTCTAATTATTATTTTACTTATGAAGACTTACCATTATCTGCTGATCGGTTTGGTTATCCATATGTAATAATAACAGATTCTTCTCTCATTACGCAAGATATTTTTATACCAGATAAAAGTTTATACCAAAGGACAGATAATTATTTTCGAAAAATATCAACTTTATAAGTTTAGCTTATATCTTTATAGACGAACTGCTTTGGCTATACAATAAAGATGTATTCAAACTAACTGATAATAACTATGCAAACTAACTTAGGTAACTCATTACATATTCTTTTGAGTTCTTTTCTTTTGATGTCTTTGTTTTCGTGTTCTACGAAACAAGAGGAGGATAGTGAATTGAAAAGCCAAACGGCTTTAACTGTGGATAAGGTCACGAAAGTGAAGGTAAAGAAGGCGGTAAAGAGCCGGTTTCATCATGAACTATTAAGTAATGGAATCGTACATGCTTGCGGAAAAGCTGCTGTTCCCTTTAAGGCCAAAGATCAGATTGTAGCACTTCATGTGGTGAATGGAACAAGGGTGAAGAGAGGCGATTTGATTGCTACGGTCTCGTCAGAGCAGCTTAAGATGCGCTTGGATGAAGCACAACTACAATATGATAAAGCCTGTATTACCCTTGAGGACAAGTTGCTTGGGTATGGTTTTACGACCAAGGATACTGCGACTATAGATCCTGTAATGTTTAAAATGATTAAGATCAAGAGTGGGTTTAACAGTGCAGCCATTGCTTTAAAACGAGCTAAGATAAATTATAGAGATAGAGAGGTTCGTTCTCCTTTAAATGGTGTTATATCAGATCTACAGGCCGAAGTATATAACCCTGCATCTAGCTATAAAAAGTGTTGTGATGTGGTGGATGATCATATGGTTTGGGTGGACTTCTCCATTTTAGAGGGAGAATACAATAAGATCTCTAAAGGGGAAAAAATCAAGGTGGTGCCTTTTGCCAATAAGAGTTTAGAGCTAATAGGTACGGTTGCTGCGATTGATCCAAGAGTGGATGCATCTGGGATGGTTCATATTAGGGCGAAAGTGAATAATTCGAAACATCAATTGATCGATGGGATGAATGTCAATGTGATCGTCCAAAGTGAAGGGGCTCGCTGTCTAGTGGTCCCCAAGAGTGCGGTATTGTATCGTCAGAATAAGAATGTACTCTTTGTTCGTAATGGAAAGAAAGCCAAATGGGTTTATGTAACTCCTGGGGAAGAGAATAGTTTGAATGTTCAGATACTAGAAGGCAAACTCGCGGAAGGGGACGAAGTGATTGTCTCTAATAACTTTGATCTAGCACACGATACTCCTATCGAGGTAATACAGTAAGCATGGCAAACGTTAAAAATTCATTTAGAATTAATGTCATCTTTATTGTTCTTGCTATTGTTGGTTTGGCTTTGGCTTCGCAGCTAACCGTGCAATTAAAACCATCACGAGACAGCAATCGTGCTAGCGTATCTTTTCAATGGAGAGGGGTGTCTGCAGAGGTGATTGAGCGAGAGGTGACCACTGCCATCGA
The Prolixibacteraceae bacterium DNA segment above includes these coding regions:
- a CDS encoding transposase family protein translates to MKENLVDPRDSRGKKHDLEFVLVGVTLSIITGNTLLSEISRFLENYHSILLRIVGVPKCKPISYSQLRRIISYLTLTNYQEVQSNYFGWENTKDDDDWISLDGKELRGTIISDRIYNEKKNFKIRPDRYYELSYWDDKWITISKIDKVDSTGVLKFENVPLGGFYWVHSPQEGKGWERPFIYKDGKQLFY
- a CDS encoding O-antigen ligase family protein; this translates as MGITNSFHSHFLVTGSFHNPGPYAGYIMSGVPLSLGIYWITKQRIKKNKASDCEIDYLVKFGNYKLKIPNRDVMLNYLSQLILVLVVILLPSTQSRAAFIGMIIGCLYMVYSFRRTLSQYNKIKLLFQWPSKRIRFIAMMGMVLFLFLGGYLLYLTKKGSADGRILMWRVSTEMIKDKPLLGWGVSGFEAHYGTYQAEWFKEGKGTVSEELVAGTPDAPFNEIVRVLVSLGGVGFVLSILLFRSIWYGRKKGHITSFNGLNTTLKGGVISILVFSMFSYTLDIAPMVVQLLILSVLLVNNQRYPFVLSLGCWKSKYPLFVGHILGVMMLILIPFLSSATWRSFKGYQSWKEAYDLYRYGVYDDANKEYEHANRLLPDDGLLCQMYGKSLQMNEEYDEAKQILLHASSLRSDPILSMTLGQCYQQIGEIKQAETLYWDSWYMIPHKFYPKYLLAKLYQYTGEDKQFVEIANELLSKKMKVKSKAIEEMRNELIGMINNVEDENR
- the lepB gene encoding signal peptidase I; the protein is MKIDRLKKYCTVGLYTVIFMVVIGRLVNLIGISSYIVPSASMLPTILPGERIYVDKLGYGETVRFLGMSIRMPKFRGIQRGSVIAFHFPEGDTVFVDTPFDNFYDMKRRSIVNKRDILLKTSMFLPLSFRPLYVKRCIGLPGDSLSIKKGDIYLNSMIYDAHFNTKRWYHIYVKDLLKVKKWLSFISNNQFKRWHGHHVVLLTESERTGIETLIDCGVLDRISPYIETFVNHSTYPFLGDHPISWTWDNYGPVYIPKKGDTLQIKGDHIYRYKRMIEVYEKNSVHIHNDSLFVNGRYCEKYICKQDYYFMMGDNRHNSLDSRNWGLVPEDHIVGRVFAVKSSKGNVIPRLIDSRMDSIDSCIKTRRK
- a CDS encoding DUF1573 domain-containing protein; amino-acid sequence: MQKNVFSLAVIMFSVTIGVIVYVYYSSMSCSVTLTTEIQFGQDFVDMGDLKQGIPRSVEFRCKNTGSEPLVIKYVESSCGCAKPEWTKHPILPNKTGLIKVTYDAKYPGSFTKTIMVFCNSEKGMEKLKIRGRVIPSDI
- a CDS encoding 6-bladed beta-propeller, producing the protein MRKLALLMSVLLVGCSSKVNFGGFTSQDLKLSDVEVLKLSTDSLVTIHVPERLNGETIDASSIVDSIYAVPLETNKKCLIGAVSDIRIHNDLIYVIDKRVSQAIFVFDMKGRFLNRIGKKGRGPGEYTKLSGVHVDKCNNEILISSPPLRKLLRYNPKGKFLGYIDINVAYLEFSILNDGNIVLYAWNQKNKHLGELENRLFYIVNRKGAILKVGPMFKPVYPKVHMMMENGCMSSLNQVSYSPILSDTIYSIGPKSVKSRYFLDFGKNSIHGKVPISCSTYQFDQKVRKNYLSYFLGSHLETNSYLCFTYESNGKLIHMLYDKKSASLIDCNRIQGDETHLFFFPFNYYSHDRFISAISPKAIWEIGQQIKKADKAVFQNYMKIFHRYGVRELSMDNNPIIVFTKLKD
- a CDS encoding efflux RND transporter periplasmic adaptor subunit; its protein translation is MQTNLGNSLHILLSSFLLMSLFSCSTKQEEDSELKSQTALTVDKVTKVKVKKAVKSRFHHELLSNGIVHACGKAAVPFKAKDQIVALHVVNGTRVKRGDLIATVSSEQLKMRLDEAQLQYDKACITLEDKLLGYGFTTKDTATIDPVMFKMIKIKSGFNSAAIALKRAKINYRDREVRSPLNGVISDLQAEVYNPASSYKKCCDVVDDHMVWVDFSILEGEYNKISKGEKIKVVPFANKSLELIGTVAAIDPRVDASGMVHIRAKVNNSKHQLIDGMNVNVIVQSEGARCLVVPKSAVLYRQNKNVLFVRNGKKAKWVYVTPGEENSLNVQILEGKLAEGDEVIVSNNFDLAHDTPIEVIQ